The following are encoded together in the Tursiops truncatus isolate mTurTru1 chromosome 10, mTurTru1.mat.Y, whole genome shotgun sequence genome:
- the SAPCD1 gene encoding suppressor APC domain-containing protein 1 isoform X1, translating to MGSRGPGGLPLVQAPYTVLLLPLETSRQDPGAQRFFLWLQRMQALEREQDALWQGLELLEHSQAWYEGRLREAQQQQLYLGALGENFPTDLHSEPGGPQLVQIQKVNICLQNLIQGKFSPHPLNKDSSCATQDWKGRPRKQNVWQQHCQGSRKESLSQRGKWLSQAAPMDGGALPVSNVSSGSPQLCWQG from the exons ATGGGGAGCCGGGGTCCTGGTGGGCTGCCCCTGGTGCAGGCCCCCTACACGGTTCTGCTGCTGCCACTGGAGACAAGCCGCCAAGACCCAGGGGCCCAGCGCTTCTTCCTCTGG ctgCAGAGGATGCAGGCTCTGGAGCGGGAACAGGATGCCCTGTGGCAGGGGCTGGAGCTGCTGGAGCATAGCCAGGCCTGGTATGAGGGCCGTCTGAGGGAGGCCCAGCAACAGCAGCTATATCTGGGGGCCCTTGGTGAG AATTTTCCAACAGATTTACACTCAGAGCCTGGTGGCCCCCAGTTAGTCCAGATTCAAAAGGTGAACATCTGTTTGCAGAATCTGATTCAGGGGAAG TTCTCCCCACATCCCCTGAACAAAGATAGTTCCTGCGCCACCCAGGACTGGAAGGGAAGGCCAAGGAAGCAGAACGTGTGGCAGCAACAC TGTCAAGGCAGCAGAAAGGAGTCACTAAGCCAAAGGGGGAAATGGCTCAGCCAGGCTGCCCCAATGGACGGAGGGGCCCTACCCGTGTCTAATGTCTCCTCTGGTTCCCCTCAGTTGTGCTGGCAAGGCTGA
- the SAPCD1 gene encoding suppressor APC domain-containing protein 1 isoform X2 codes for MGSRGPGGLPLVQAPYTVLLLPLETSRQDPGAQRFFLWLQRMQALEREQDALWQGLELLEHSQAWYEGRLREAQQQQLYLGALGENFPTDLHSEPGGPQLVQIQKVNICLQNLIQGKFSPHPLNKDSSCATQDWKGRPRKQNVWQQHVVSRQQKGVTKPKGEMAQPGCPNGRRGPTRV; via the exons ATGGGGAGCCGGGGTCCTGGTGGGCTGCCCCTGGTGCAGGCCCCCTACACGGTTCTGCTGCTGCCACTGGAGACAAGCCGCCAAGACCCAGGGGCCCAGCGCTTCTTCCTCTGG ctgCAGAGGATGCAGGCTCTGGAGCGGGAACAGGATGCCCTGTGGCAGGGGCTGGAGCTGCTGGAGCATAGCCAGGCCTGGTATGAGGGCCGTCTGAGGGAGGCCCAGCAACAGCAGCTATATCTGGGGGCCCTTGGTGAG AATTTTCCAACAGATTTACACTCAGAGCCTGGTGGCCCCCAGTTAGTCCAGATTCAAAAGGTGAACATCTGTTTGCAGAATCTGATTCAGGGGAAG TTCTCCCCACATCCCCTGAACAAAGATAGTTCCTGCGCCACCCAGGACTGGAAGGGAAGGCCAAGGAAGCAGAACGTGTGGCAGCAACAC gTAGTGTCAAGGCAGCAGAAAGGAGTCACTAAGCCAAAGGGGGAAATGGCTCAGCCAGGCTGCCCCAATGGACGGAGGGGCCCTACCCGTGTCTAA
- the VWA7 gene encoding von Willebrand factor A domain-containing protein 7 isoform X2: MLPTDEPLSHLGPSLLLLLQLQLLLDPASAFFPNIWSLLAAPGSITHQDLTEEAALNVTLQLFLEQPPPGRPPLRLEDFLGRTLLADNLFAAYFGPGSPSRRFRAALGEVSRANAAQDFLPTSRNDPDLHFDAERLGQGRARLVGALGETVVAARALDHSLARQRLGAALHALQDFYSHSNWVELGEQQPHPHLLWPRQGLRNLAQVDDPTCSDCDEWSCPGNLLGFTLLTSGYFGTHPSKPPGKCSHGGHFDQSSSQPPRGGINKDSTSPGFSPHHMLHLQAANLALLASIQAFSLLRSRLGDRGFSRLLDITPASSLSFVLDTTGSMGEEINAAKIQARHIVEQRRGGPMEPTHYVLVPFHDPGFGPVFTTSDPDSFWQQLNEIHALGGGDEPEMCLSALELALQHTPPLSDIFVFTDASPKDAFLTNRVESLTQERRCRVTFLLTEDPSRVQGRPRREVLSPLRFEPYEAVALASGGEVIFTKDQYIQDVAAIVGDSVADLVTLPLEPPVVVPERPLVFSVDGLLQRVTVRIHGEVSSFWIRNPAGVSQGQEEGEGPLGLTRRFGQFWMVRMNDPLQTGTWEIQVTAKGTPRVRVQAQTSLDFLVHFGIPMEDGPHPGLYPLTQPVAGLQTQLLVEVTGLGSRGNPGDPLPHFSHVVLRGVPHGAELGRVPLEPMGPRERGLLAASLPPTLLSTAGPFSLELIGQDGVGQGLHRVAPQPCAVVPVLLELSGPPGFLAPGTEAPLSLRIASFSGPQDLDLRTSVNPSFALTSNLSRVRLEQNESAWGCLWLKVPDTAASDSVVMVTVTAMDREASTVPPTHTFLRLLVRGPTPQDQLPAPVHSTDPVLTTTSPAFHLSTLVTPGRAGGGLVGNPWWGTVGAVLLLLGLASW, encoded by the exons ATGCTCCCCACGGACGAGCCCCTGTCCCAcctgggcccctcactgctgctgttgctgcagCTGCAGCTACTGCTGGACCCCGCATCTGCCTTCTTCCCCAATATCTGGAGCCTCCTGGCTGCCCCCGGCTCCATCACCCACCAGGACCTGACCGAGGAGGCGGCACTCAACGTCACCCTGCAGCTCTTCCTGGAGCAGCCGCCCCCAGGTCGGCCCCCCCTTCGCCTTGAGGACTTCCTG GGCCGCACTCTCCTTGCCGACAACCTCTTTGCCGCCTACTTCGGACCTGGGTCTCCTTCCCGGCGGTTCCGAGCAGCCTTAGGAGAGGTGTCTCGTGCCAATGCCGCCCAGGACTTCCTGCCGACTTCCAGGAATGACCCTGACTTGCACTTTGAtgccgagcggctgggccaggGGCGCGCACGCCTGGTGGGAGCTCTAGGGGAGACTGTGGTGGCGGCCAGAGCCCTTGACCACAGCCTGGCCCGCCAGCGCCTCGGGGCTGCGCTTCATGCCTTGCAG GATTTCTACAGTCACAGCAACTGGGTCGAACTGGGGGAGCAGCAGCCACACCCTCACCTCCTCTGGCCAAGGCAGGGGCTGCGGAACCTGGCGCAAG TGGACGATCCTACCTGCTCCGACTGTGACGAGTGGAGCTGCCCTGGGAATTTGCTGGGCTTCACACTCCTCACCTCTGGCTACTTTGGAACTCATCCCTCCAAACCTCCAG GGAAATGTAGCCATGGGGGCCATTTTGACCAGAGCAGCTCCCAGCCACCACGGGGAGGCATCAACAAGGATAGCACATCCCCAGGCTTCTCCCCACACCACATGCTGCACCTCCAGGCTGCAAACCTGGCCCTTCTGGCCTCCATCCAGGCCTTCAGCCTCCTGCGAAGCCGCCTGGGAGACAGGGGTTTCTCCAG GCTGCTGGACAtcaccccagcctccagcctgagCTTCGTCCTGGATACCACAGGAAGTATGGGCGAGGAGATCAATGCTGCCAAAATCCAGGCTCGCCACATTGTGGAGCAGCGACGGGGCGGCCCCATGGAGCCCACCCACTATGTCCTGGTGCCTTTCCATGACCCAG gGTTTGGCCCCGTCTTTACAACCAGTGACCCTGACAGCTTCTGGCAACAACTCAATGAGATACATGCCTTGGGAGGTGGAGATGAGCCCGAGATGTGCCTGTCAGCCCTGGAg CTGGCCCTGCAACACACACCTCCACTCTCAGACATCTTCGTCTTCACTGACGCCTCCCCCAAGGATGCCTTTCTCACCAACCGGGTGGAATCTCTGACTCAGGAGCGGCGTTGCAGA GTCACATTCCTGTTGACTGAAGACCCATCTAGGGTTCAGGGCCGACCTCGGCGTGAGGTCTTGTCCCCTCTGCGTTTTGAGCCGTATGAAGCGGTGGCGCTGGCCTCAGGAGGAGAGGTGATCTTCACCAAAGACCAGTACATTCAGGATGTGGCAGCCATTGTTGGGGACAGCGTAGCTGACCTG GTGACCCTTCCCCTGGAGCCTCCTGTTGTGGTGCCTGAGAGGCCACTTGTGTTCAGTGTGGATGGGCTGCTCCAGAGGGTCACAGTCCGGATCCATGGGGAGGTCAGCAGCTTCTGGATCAGAAACCCTGCAG GGGTCTCCCAGGGCCAGGAGGAAGGTGAGGGGCCTCTAGGTCTTACTCGCCGCTTCGGGCAGTTCTGGATGGTGCGCATGAATGACCCCCTGCAGACAGGAACCTGGGAGATCCAGGTCACAGCCAAGGGTACCCCCCGGGTGAGAGTGCAAG CCCAGACCTCCCTGGATTTCCTCGTCCACTTTGGGATCCCCATGGAGGATGGACCCCACCCTGGCCTCTACCCCCTGACTCAACCAGTTGCAG GTCTCCAGACCCAGCTGCTGGTAGAAGTGACAGGGCTGGGCTCCAGAGGAAACCCTGGAGATCCTCTGCCGCATTTCTCCCACGTCGTCCTTCGAGGGGTCCCGCACGGTGCCGAGCTGGGCCGGGTGCCTTTGGAGCCCATGGGACCCCGGGAGCGAGGTCTCCTCGCTGCCTCGCTACCGCCCACGCTTCTGTCCACCGCGGGACCCTTCTCTCTGGAGCTGATTGGCCAGGACGGAGTGGGGCAGGGCCTGCACCGGGTGGCCCCCCAGCCCTGTGCTGTAGTTCCTGTCCTTCTGGAG CTCAGTGGTCCCCCGGGTTTCCTGGCGCCGGGCACCGAGGCCCCGCTCAGCCTCCGCATTGCCAGCTTCTCGGGCCCTCAGGATCTCGATCTTAGGACATCCGTCAACCCCAGCTTCGCTCTCACCTCCAACCTCTCCAG GGTTCGCCTGGAACAGAACGAGTCCGCTTGGGGGTGCCTGTGGCTGAAGGTACCAGACACAGCCGCCTCAGACTCCGTGGTGATGGTGACTGTGACCGCGATGGATCGAGAAGCCAGCACAGTACCCCCCACCCATACCTTCCTCCGGCTCCTGGTGCGGGGCCCCACCCCGCAG gACCAGCTCCCTGCCCCCGTCCACTCGACTGACCCTGTCCTCACAACCACCAGCCCTGCCTTTCATCTTTCCACCTTGGTGACtccgggcagggctgggggagggctggtGGGCAACCCCTGGTGGGGCACAGTTGGAGCGGTGCTGCTCCTGCTAGGCCTGGCCTCCTGGTGA
- the VWA7 gene encoding von Willebrand factor A domain-containing protein 7 isoform X1, translating to MLPTDEPLSHLGPSLLLLLQLQLLLDPASAFFPNIWSLLAAPGSITHQDLTEEAALNVTLQLFLEQPPPGRPPLRLEDFLGRTLLADNLFAAYFGPGSPSRRFRAALGEVSRANAAQDFLPTSRNDPDLHFDAERLGQGRARLVGALGETVVAARALDHSLARQRLGAALHALQDFYSHSNWVELGEQQPHPHLLWPRQGLRNLAQVDDPTCSDCDEWSCPGNLLGFTLLTSGYFGTHPSKPPGKCSHGGHFDQSSSQPPRGGINKDSTSPGFSPHHMLHLQAANLALLASIQAFSLLRSRLGDRGFSRLLDITPASSLSFVLDTTGSMGEEINAAKIQARHIVEQRRGGPMEPTHYVLVPFHDPGFGPVFTTSDPDSFWQQLNEIHALGGGDEPEMCLSALELALQHTPPLSDIFVFTDASPKDAFLTNRVESLTQERRCRVTFLLTEDPSRVQGRPRREVLSPLRFEPYEAVALASGGEVIFTKDQYIQDVAAIVGDSVADLVTLPLEPPVVVPERPLVFSVDGLLQRVTVRIHGEVSSFWIRNPAGVSQGQEEGEGPLGLTRRFGQFWMVRMNDPLQTGTWEIQVTAKGTPRVRVQAQTSLDFLVHFGIPMEDGPHPGLYPLTQPVAGLQTQLLVEVTGLGSRGNPGDPLPHFSHVVLRGVPHGAELGRVPLEPMGPRERGLLAASLPPTLLSTAGPFSLELIGQDGVGQGLHRVAPQPCAVVPVLLEVRCQRKVRLRLERTGPAAPPLTGPPLQLSGPPGFLAPGTEAPLSLRIASFSGPQDLDLRTSVNPSFALTSNLSRVRLEQNESAWGCLWLKVPDTAASDSVVMVTVTAMDREASTVPPTHTFLRLLVRGPTPQDQLPAPVHSTDPVLTTTSPAFHLSTLVTPGRAGGGLVGNPWWGTVGAVLLLLGLASW from the exons ATGCTCCCCACGGACGAGCCCCTGTCCCAcctgggcccctcactgctgctgttgctgcagCTGCAGCTACTGCTGGACCCCGCATCTGCCTTCTTCCCCAATATCTGGAGCCTCCTGGCTGCCCCCGGCTCCATCACCCACCAGGACCTGACCGAGGAGGCGGCACTCAACGTCACCCTGCAGCTCTTCCTGGAGCAGCCGCCCCCAGGTCGGCCCCCCCTTCGCCTTGAGGACTTCCTG GGCCGCACTCTCCTTGCCGACAACCTCTTTGCCGCCTACTTCGGACCTGGGTCTCCTTCCCGGCGGTTCCGAGCAGCCTTAGGAGAGGTGTCTCGTGCCAATGCCGCCCAGGACTTCCTGCCGACTTCCAGGAATGACCCTGACTTGCACTTTGAtgccgagcggctgggccaggGGCGCGCACGCCTGGTGGGAGCTCTAGGGGAGACTGTGGTGGCGGCCAGAGCCCTTGACCACAGCCTGGCCCGCCAGCGCCTCGGGGCTGCGCTTCATGCCTTGCAG GATTTCTACAGTCACAGCAACTGGGTCGAACTGGGGGAGCAGCAGCCACACCCTCACCTCCTCTGGCCAAGGCAGGGGCTGCGGAACCTGGCGCAAG TGGACGATCCTACCTGCTCCGACTGTGACGAGTGGAGCTGCCCTGGGAATTTGCTGGGCTTCACACTCCTCACCTCTGGCTACTTTGGAACTCATCCCTCCAAACCTCCAG GGAAATGTAGCCATGGGGGCCATTTTGACCAGAGCAGCTCCCAGCCACCACGGGGAGGCATCAACAAGGATAGCACATCCCCAGGCTTCTCCCCACACCACATGCTGCACCTCCAGGCTGCAAACCTGGCCCTTCTGGCCTCCATCCAGGCCTTCAGCCTCCTGCGAAGCCGCCTGGGAGACAGGGGTTTCTCCAG GCTGCTGGACAtcaccccagcctccagcctgagCTTCGTCCTGGATACCACAGGAAGTATGGGCGAGGAGATCAATGCTGCCAAAATCCAGGCTCGCCACATTGTGGAGCAGCGACGGGGCGGCCCCATGGAGCCCACCCACTATGTCCTGGTGCCTTTCCATGACCCAG gGTTTGGCCCCGTCTTTACAACCAGTGACCCTGACAGCTTCTGGCAACAACTCAATGAGATACATGCCTTGGGAGGTGGAGATGAGCCCGAGATGTGCCTGTCAGCCCTGGAg CTGGCCCTGCAACACACACCTCCACTCTCAGACATCTTCGTCTTCACTGACGCCTCCCCCAAGGATGCCTTTCTCACCAACCGGGTGGAATCTCTGACTCAGGAGCGGCGTTGCAGA GTCACATTCCTGTTGACTGAAGACCCATCTAGGGTTCAGGGCCGACCTCGGCGTGAGGTCTTGTCCCCTCTGCGTTTTGAGCCGTATGAAGCGGTGGCGCTGGCCTCAGGAGGAGAGGTGATCTTCACCAAAGACCAGTACATTCAGGATGTGGCAGCCATTGTTGGGGACAGCGTAGCTGACCTG GTGACCCTTCCCCTGGAGCCTCCTGTTGTGGTGCCTGAGAGGCCACTTGTGTTCAGTGTGGATGGGCTGCTCCAGAGGGTCACAGTCCGGATCCATGGGGAGGTCAGCAGCTTCTGGATCAGAAACCCTGCAG GGGTCTCCCAGGGCCAGGAGGAAGGTGAGGGGCCTCTAGGTCTTACTCGCCGCTTCGGGCAGTTCTGGATGGTGCGCATGAATGACCCCCTGCAGACAGGAACCTGGGAGATCCAGGTCACAGCCAAGGGTACCCCCCGGGTGAGAGTGCAAG CCCAGACCTCCCTGGATTTCCTCGTCCACTTTGGGATCCCCATGGAGGATGGACCCCACCCTGGCCTCTACCCCCTGACTCAACCAGTTGCAG GTCTCCAGACCCAGCTGCTGGTAGAAGTGACAGGGCTGGGCTCCAGAGGAAACCCTGGAGATCCTCTGCCGCATTTCTCCCACGTCGTCCTTCGAGGGGTCCCGCACGGTGCCGAGCTGGGCCGGGTGCCTTTGGAGCCCATGGGACCCCGGGAGCGAGGTCTCCTCGCTGCCTCGCTACCGCCCACGCTTCTGTCCACCGCGGGACCCTTCTCTCTGGAGCTGATTGGCCAGGACGGAGTGGGGCAGGGCCTGCACCGGGTGGCCCCCCAGCCCTGTGCTGTAGTTCCTGTCCTTCTGGAGGTGAGATGCCAGCGGAAGGTGCGGCTGCGGCTGGAGAGAACAGGGCCTGCTGCTCCTCCCCTGACCGGCCCTCCTCTGCAGCTCAGTGGTCCCCCGGGTTTCCTGGCGCCGGGCACCGAGGCCCCGCTCAGCCTCCGCATTGCCAGCTTCTCGGGCCCTCAGGATCTCGATCTTAGGACATCCGTCAACCCCAGCTTCGCTCTCACCTCCAACCTCTCCAG GGTTCGCCTGGAACAGAACGAGTCCGCTTGGGGGTGCCTGTGGCTGAAGGTACCAGACACAGCCGCCTCAGACTCCGTGGTGATGGTGACTGTGACCGCGATGGATCGAGAAGCCAGCACAGTACCCCCCACCCATACCTTCCTCCGGCTCCTGGTGCGGGGCCCCACCCCGCAG gACCAGCTCCCTGCCCCCGTCCACTCGACTGACCCTGTCCTCACAACCACCAGCCCTGCCTTTCATCTTTCCACCTTGGTGACtccgggcagggctgggggagggctggtGGGCAACCCCTGGTGGGGCACAGTTGGAGCGGTGCTGCTCCTGCTAGGCCTGGCCTCCTGGTGA